In Silene latifolia isolate original U9 population chromosome X, ASM4854445v1, whole genome shotgun sequence, the following proteins share a genomic window:
- the LOC141620354 gene encoding uncharacterized protein LOC141620354 — protein MPSIISESQQAFVPGRLMSDGCLIAHEIMHYINKTKNGTNCYSVIKLDMHKAFDRVSWHFLMYVLDHFGFPQSWSNLIWECISTVTYSIMINGEPSPSFHPSCGLRQGDPLSPYLFIMCMEVLSRHFQKAESQKQLVGLKISRYALPLSHLFYADDAFICCKATPASFETIRDIFQDFEKTSGQMVNLQKSFIKFSPNSPEDFKSHMTSILRMQASDSFGTYLGVPVDIPRCKKTAFNDILDKITTRISSWSSLHLSQASKFVIINSILLGSLFHILAVVPLPLSGSKKIDSLIAAFWWSKNSSHRSIHWLSQPHLHVPRDSGGLGIKSVTVLSQAYLMKNFWRLHHKPTGFLAKYLAPKYRKDLPIPNLKSKVTQPSFVWQGICRVAAMCSEAMAWKAGNGKSMDLVRSQWVQGHPPSMKQPEDTHLPSFSDFVCEDGTWNPCNIFRFFNNSTAKDILAMEPPILQDDDYLYWKYTEDGCYNIQSGYSYLLSKHSSAIPQFPSFPWKLVWLFPFSSKFPLFIWKLAHHIIPTRTVLAHRGFSLDTFCPLCQTDMETPEHLFWSCDVIQHIWRSSLLGIHSLANPNVSFVRWLADHISYLHRASSSGFNCLLQFYAILRSIWLTRNSIVFENREFVPERILHLAEALHQSHLQLPSLRYDGILNQDLQLNTGNHISTLQLAIFYRLFICRNSLQNGYTTMVESDSCVAEFSYSMCAPSLFAAYSQALLQVMIRQETATYPVITFVVSSKKLCLVLASQKPVLIAVRNSPHAVRTFLRLHRSWSVSLATG, from the coding sequence ATGCCGTCTATTATTTCTGAATCCCAACAAGCGTTTGTCCCAGGTCGTCTCATGTCTGATGGATGCCTTATTGCTCATGAGATAATGCATTATATTAACAAGACTAAGAACGGAACAAACTGCTACTCGGTGATCAAACTGGATATGCATAAGGCTTTTGATAGAGTATCCTGGCATTTCCTCATGTATGTGCTAGATCATTTTGGTTTCCCGCAGTCTTGGAGTAATCTGATATGGGAATGCATTTCAACAGTTACTTACAGTATCATGATAAACGGTGAACCTTCGCCCTCCTTTCATCCGTCTTGTGGTTTACGCCAGGGAGATCCTCTCTCTCCTTATTTGTTTATTATGTGTATGGAAGTTCTATCTCGTCACTTTCAGAAGGCTGAATCCCAGAAACAACTTGTTGGACTTAAGATTTCTCGGTATGCTCTGCCTCTTTCGCATCTTTTTTATGCAGATGACGCTTTCATCTGCTGCAAAGCAACACCTGCTTCCTTTGAGACTATCCGAGATATTTTTCAAGACTTTGAGAAAACCTCTGGACAAATGGTTAACCTCCAGAAATCTTTTATTAAATTCAGTCCCAATTCACCGGAGGACTTTAAATCCCATATGACCTCTATTCTGCGTATGCAAGCTTCTGATTCTTTTGGTACATATTTGGGAGTTCCGGTTGACATTCCTAGATGCAAGAAGACAGCTTTTAATGATATTCTGGATAAGATCACCACACGGATTTCATCATGGTCTTCTCTCCACTTATCTCAAGCCAGTAAGTTTGTTATTATCAATTCCATCCTCCTTGGTTCGTTGTTTCACATTTTGGCTGTTGTTCCTCTTCCACTATCCGGGTCTAAGAAGATCGACTCTTTAATTGCTGCCTTCTGGTGGAGTAAAAATTCTTCACATCGATCAATTCATTGGCTATCTCAGCCGCACTTGCATGTTCCAAGAGACTCAGGAGGTTTGGGAATTAAATCGGTGACAGTTCTCAGTCAAGCTTACCTTATGAAAAATTTTTGGCGCTTACATCATAAGCCGACTGGATTTTTGGCCAAATATCTCGCTCCAAAATATCGAAAGGACCTTCCAATTCCCAACCTCAAGTCCAAAGTTACGCAGCCTTCCTTTGTATGGCAAGGTATTTGTCGGGTAGCTGCAATGTGCTCTGAAGCTATGGCTTGGAAAGCTGGAAATGGCAAATCCATGGATCTTGTTCGTAGCCAGTGGGTACAAGGTCATCCCCCAAGTATGAAACAACCAGAGGATACCCACTTGCCTTCATTCTCTGATTTTGTTTGTGAAGATGGCACATGGAATCCGTGCAATATTTTTCGTTTCTTTAATAACTCAACTGCTAAAGATATTTTGGCCATGGAACCACCCATTCTTCAAGATGATGACTACTTGTACTGGAAGTATACTGAAGATGGTTGCTATAACATTCAGTCGGGATATTCATATCTTTTATCCAAGCATTCGTCAGCAATTCCACAGTTTCCCTCTTTTCCTTGGAAATTGGTATGGCTTTTCCCGTTTTCAAGTAAATTTCCTCTTTTTATCTGGAAACTTGCCCATCATATCATCCCAACGAGGACAGTTCTGGCCCATAGGGGTTTTAGTCTTGATACTTTTTGTCCTTTATGTCAAACGGATATGGAAACTCCTGAACATTTGTTCTGGTCCTGTGATGTAATTCAACATATCTGGCGGTCATCGTTACTTGGCATTCACTCCTTGGCTAATCCGAATGTCTCTTTCGTCCGCTGGCTTGCTGATCACATTTCATATCTTCATAGAGCATCTTCTTCTGGGTTTAATTGTTTACTTCAGTTTTATGCAATCTTAAGATCCATCTGGCTCACACGTAACTCCATTGTCTTTGAGAACCGTGAGTTTGTGCCTGAACGCATCCTTCATTTAGCTGAAGCGCTACACCAATCGCACCTGCAGCTGCCTTCTCTCCGATACGACGGCATTCTGAACCAAGATCTACAACTTAATACAGGTAATCATATTTCAACTTTGCAGCTTGCGATTTTTTATCGGCTCTTCATCTGCAGGAATTCTCTACAAAATGGATATACAACTATGGTTGAGTCAGACTCTTGCGTGGCTGAATTCTCCTACAGCATGTGTGCCCCATCCCTTTTTGCTGCCTATTCTCAAGCTCTACTTCAAGTTATGATCCGCCAGGAGACAGCTACATACCCTGTAATTACTTTTGTGGTATCATCAAAAAAATTATGTTTAGTTCTGGCTTCTCAAAAGCCAGTACTAATAGCTGTGCGAAATTCACCCCATGCAGTTCGCACTTTTCTTCGTTTACATCGTAGCTGGTCGGTTAGTCTAGCCACTGGTTAA